A genomic region of Bacillota bacterium contains the following coding sequences:
- a CDS encoding HesA/MoeB/ThiF family protein: MEYLRQASAVVVGAGGLGSASSLYLALAGIGRLGLVDGDAVEMSNLQRQVIHSTPDLGRPKVESAADRLREVRPDLEIDLYPVRLTRDNAESVLAPYGVVVDACDNFATRYLLNDACHLLGKPLSYGAVFRFEGQASLFFPGEGPCLRCLFPEPPPAGSVPTCREAGIFGPVPGLIGCLQAMDVMRYLTGRGETYRGRLLLYDARLMTWDEVALSRDPRCPVCGDGPRITRLADDYGTC, encoded by the coding sequence ATGGAGTACCTCCGGCAGGCTTCAGCAGTGGTGGTGGGGGCCGGCGGCCTGGGCTCTGCTTCCAGCCTGTATCTGGCCCTGGCGGGCATCGGCAGGCTGGGTTTGGTGGACGGCGACGCGGTGGAGATGTCGAATCTGCAGCGCCAGGTGATTCACTCCACGCCCGACCTGGGGCGACCCAAGGTGGAGTCAGCCGCCGACAGGCTGAGAGAGGTTCGACCCGATCTCGAGATCGACCTCTACCCCGTACGGCTCACCAGGGATAACGCCGAATCTGTCCTGGCCCCGTACGGCGTGGTGGTGGACGCCTGCGACAACTTCGCCACCAGGTATCTCCTGAACGATGCCTGCCACCTGCTGGGGAAGCCCCTATCGTACGGTGCGGTGTTCCGCTTCGAGGGTCAGGCCAGCCTGTTCTTCCCCGGAGAGGGGCCGTGCCTGCGTTGTCTTTTCCCGGAACCTCCGCCCGCGGGGTCGGTACCCACCTGCCGGGAAGCCGGGATATTCGGTCCGGTGCCGGGGCTCATCGGTTGCCTGCAGGCCATGGACGTCATGCGTTACCTGACCGGGCGGGGGGAGACCTACCGGGGCAGGCTGCTTCTCTATGATGCCCGCCTCATGACCTGGGACGAGGTGGCCCTGAGCCGTGACCCCCGCTGCCCCGTGTGCGGGGACGGGCCCCGCATCACCCGCCTGGCGGATGATTACGGCACCTGCTGA
- the yunB gene encoding sporulation protein YunB — translation MSLRGWWYRSLLYPRWRSRGRGSAGGRTRPRSSRRRRWTAAVASCLVILALVGWAGAGQVMASLWARAEGEAVLLTNQAVYRALDQVMAEYAGRDLIRVQPGDGGQVRYVQPDIATMQRMAAGVLAALQEEIRRQDHWLLYIPLGQLLGNGLWAGWGPRIPVRVSPVGTARIDFRDSFEGAGINQTRYALYLHVVLGVTVASPFWSRWVETTCSIPVAQTVIVGEVPPGMLYTPR, via the coding sequence GTGAGTCTCCGCGGCTGGTGGTACCGCTCCCTCCTCTACCCCAGGTGGCGGAGCCGGGGGAGGGGCAGTGCGGGGGGACGAACGCGGCCGCGCTCTTCCCGGCGGCGGAGGTGGACGGCGGCGGTCGCAAGCTGCCTCGTCATCCTGGCCCTGGTGGGCTGGGCGGGCGCCGGGCAGGTGATGGCTTCTCTGTGGGCTCGGGCCGAGGGGGAAGCGGTCCTGCTGACCAACCAGGCCGTCTACCGGGCCCTGGATCAGGTAATGGCGGAGTATGCGGGCCGGGACCTGATCCGGGTACAGCCGGGGGACGGGGGTCAGGTGCGGTACGTGCAGCCCGACATTGCCACGATGCAGCGCATGGCAGCCGGGGTGCTGGCCGCCCTGCAGGAAGAGATCCGCCGGCAGGATCACTGGCTGTTGTACATTCCGCTGGGCCAGCTCCTGGGCAACGGTCTGTGGGCGGGGTGGGGCCCCCGCATTCCGGTACGGGTGAGCCCGGTGGGGACGGCGCGGATAGATTTCCGGGACAGCTTCGAGGGGGCGGGGATCAACCAGACCCGGTACGCCCTGTACCTGCACGTGGTGCTGGGGGTGACCGTGGCCAGCCCCTTCTGGAGCCGGTGGGTGGAAACCACCTGCTCCATTCCCGTGGCCCAGACCGTCATCGTGGGAGAGGTACCTCCGGGAATGCTGTACACCCCGCGTTGA
- the tyrS gene encoding tyrosine--tRNA ligase codes for METLLRGAAAVWLPEELEGKLKEAAENGRALRVKLGADPSAPDIHLGHAVVLRKLRQFQDMGHQVMFIVGDFTGRIGDPSGRSETRKPLTEEEVRANARTYEEQVYRILDPGRTEILFNSHWLGRLDFYQVVELCSRYTVARMLERDEFAARFREGRPISVHELLYPLAQAYDSIATRTDVELGGTDQTFNFLLTRDVMREYGLIPQVVLTMPLLVGLDGVQKMSKSLGNYIGITEPPDQMYGKTMSVPDSLLGAYFELCTDVPMAEVRAMMRDMEAGQLNPRQAKMRLAREVVTIYHGARAARVAEERFVRVFSRREIPADVPERTVSLREAGVSDLPSLGPVTGPGRAAAKGAADAPAGEAPVRVWLPRLLVLAGLASSHSEGRRLIEQGGVRLNGLQVTDPEASCEVPNESVLQVGWRRFVRVRWAP; via the coding sequence ATGGAGACGCTGCTGCGGGGAGCCGCAGCGGTGTGGTTGCCCGAGGAGCTGGAGGGCAAGCTCAAGGAGGCAGCGGAGAACGGGCGCGCCCTGCGGGTGAAGCTGGGTGCCGACCCCAGCGCTCCCGACATCCACCTGGGGCACGCGGTGGTGCTGCGCAAGCTGCGCCAGTTCCAGGATATGGGGCACCAGGTGATGTTCATCGTGGGCGACTTCACGGGGCGGATCGGAGACCCCTCCGGTCGTTCGGAGACGCGCAAGCCGCTCACCGAGGAGGAGGTGCGGGCCAACGCCCGCACGTACGAGGAGCAGGTGTACCGCATCCTGGATCCCGGGCGCACCGAGATCCTCTTCAACTCCCACTGGCTGGGCCGCTTGGACTTCTATCAAGTGGTGGAGCTGTGCTCCCGTTACACGGTGGCCCGCATGCTGGAGCGGGATGAGTTCGCCGCCCGCTTCCGGGAGGGTCGGCCCATCAGCGTGCACGAGCTCCTCTACCCCCTGGCCCAGGCTTACGACTCCATTGCCACCCGCACCGACGTGGAGCTCGGGGGAACCGACCAGACCTTCAATTTCCTCCTCACCCGGGACGTGATGCGGGAGTACGGTTTGATCCCCCAGGTGGTGCTCACCATGCCCCTCCTGGTGGGCCTGGACGGAGTCCAGAAGATGTCCAAGTCCCTGGGCAATTACATCGGGATCACCGAACCGCCCGACCAGATGTACGGTAAGACCATGTCCGTTCCGGACAGCTTACTCGGCGCATACTTCGAGCTGTGCACCGACGTGCCCATGGCAGAGGTAAGAGCGATGATGCGGGACATGGAGGCGGGTCAGCTCAACCCGCGCCAGGCCAAGATGCGGCTGGCCCGCGAGGTCGTCACCATCTACCACGGGGCCAGGGCAGCGCGGGTGGCGGAAGAACGCTTCGTGCGCGTATTCTCCCGGCGGGAGATCCCCGCCGACGTACCTGAAAGGACCGTTTCCCTCCGCGAGGCAGGCGTATCGGACCTCCCCTCTCTGGGGCCCGTAACCGGGCCGGGCCGGGCAGCGGCCAAGGGCGCGGCGGATGCGCCCGCAGGCGAGGCTCCTGTGCGGGTGTGGTTGCCCCGGTTGCTGGTGCTGGCAGGCCTGGCCTCATCCCACAGCGAAGGGCGCCGTCTCATCGAGCAGGGTGGGGTGCGGCTCAACGGGCTGCAGGTGACCGACCCGGAGGCGTCCTGCGAGGTTCCCAACGAGAGTGTCCTGCAGGTGGGCTGGCGGCGCTTCGTGCGCGTGCGCTGGGCCCCATAA
- a CDS encoding penicillin-binding protein 1A: MRVVVRVGAASLVLFLALILGTGAGFLAAGIYRVRPVLAAMEPDPALSSLIYDASGNLVTAIPGREKRIYVDLKEIPTHVQDAFLAAEDARFRYHAGVDLRAIGRALWEDVTTGRIAQGGSTITQQLARNAFLTQERTLSRKVQEAILAVMLEREYTKNQILEMYLNQIFLGHGVYGVQAAAQLYFGKDARDLTVAEGAMLAGITRAPNLYSPYVNFSLAKQMQSVVLDQMVKYGFLDRAAADKAAAQPIKLVGLENAQAYPAPWFVDYVLDYLLARYPADQVFHGGLKVYTTLDTRIQKAAERAVKLLDRPFPLKEGQPSVQASVVVMDTQTGYLRAIVGGRDHRKLREFNRILAKRQPGSAFKPVIDYAAAFEAGWGTGTILDDAPAAWPDPYSETGFFRPENYDYKFLGLITARRALEQSRNVPAVKVLDAMGVKTGVEMAEKLGITTLVTSGKHNDMGLATALGGVTEGVRPLDMAVAFSAFSNGGVKVQPLAVLKVVDRDDNVLEQSGPQREVVISPETAYMMTDCLKGVMTKPWGTGRAAAIGRPAAGKTGTTSDWRDAWFVGYTPQLVTAVWMGYDQEKTMPPGTTGGGYPARMWRELMSEASRDLPPADWERPAGLVSLPICNKSGKLPSSLCPDDQVTQELFRRGTEPTTTCDVHVLVTVCPDSGQLATPFCPNAQEKVMIRRPQPYPPDPKGRVPLDAAEEAPREYCQVHAPGVPLLPGVPPAVPPPSSPPSSPPSSPP, encoded by the coding sequence GTGCGCGTTGTGGTTCGTGTCGGAGCAGCATCGCTGGTCCTCTTTCTGGCCCTCATCCTGGGTACGGGTGCAGGGTTCCTGGCCGCGGGCATCTACCGGGTGCGCCCGGTGCTGGCCGCCATGGAACCGGACCCCGCCCTGTCCAGCCTGATCTACGATGCCAGCGGCAACCTGGTGACCGCCATCCCCGGGCGGGAGAAACGCATCTACGTGGACCTCAAGGAAATCCCCACCCACGTGCAGGACGCTTTCCTGGCGGCAGAGGACGCCCGCTTCCGTTACCACGCCGGAGTGGACCTGCGCGCCATCGGGAGGGCCCTGTGGGAGGACGTCACCACCGGCCGTATCGCCCAGGGGGGGAGCACCATCACCCAGCAGCTGGCCCGCAACGCCTTCCTCACCCAGGAGCGCACCCTCAGTCGCAAGGTGCAGGAAGCCATCCTGGCCGTCATGCTGGAGCGGGAGTATACCAAGAATCAGATCCTGGAGATGTACCTGAACCAGATATTCCTGGGGCACGGGGTGTACGGGGTGCAGGCGGCGGCCCAGCTGTACTTCGGTAAGGACGCCCGCGATCTCACCGTGGCGGAGGGCGCCATGCTGGCCGGCATCACCAGGGCGCCCAACCTGTACTCGCCGTACGTAAACTTCTCCCTGGCGAAGCAGATGCAGTCGGTGGTCCTCGACCAGATGGTCAAGTATGGCTTTCTGGACCGTGCCGCCGCGGACAAAGCAGCGGCCCAGCCCATCAAGCTGGTGGGCCTGGAAAACGCCCAGGCGTATCCGGCCCCCTGGTTCGTGGATTACGTGCTGGACTACCTGCTGGCCCGCTATCCGGCCGATCAGGTGTTCCACGGCGGGCTCAAGGTCTACACCACCCTGGACACCCGCATCCAGAAGGCAGCGGAGCGGGCCGTCAAGCTGCTGGATCGTCCCTTCCCCCTCAAAGAAGGCCAGCCCTCGGTGCAGGCGTCGGTGGTAGTCATGGATACCCAGACGGGGTACCTGCGGGCCATCGTGGGGGGCCGGGACCACCGCAAGCTGCGGGAGTTCAACCGCATCCTGGCCAAGAGGCAACCGGGGTCTGCCTTCAAGCCGGTGATCGACTACGCTGCCGCCTTCGAGGCCGGGTGGGGGACGGGCACCATCCTGGACGATGCTCCCGCAGCCTGGCCCGATCCCTATTCCGAGACCGGCTTCTTCCGTCCCGAGAACTACGACTACAAGTTCCTGGGACTCATCACGGCGCGACGGGCCCTGGAGCAGTCCCGCAACGTGCCCGCGGTGAAGGTGCTGGACGCCATGGGCGTAAAGACCGGGGTGGAGATGGCCGAGAAGCTGGGGATCACCACCCTGGTCACCTCCGGCAAGCACAACGACATGGGCCTGGCCACCGCCCTGGGCGGCGTGACCGAAGGAGTGCGGCCCCTGGACATGGCGGTGGCCTTCTCCGCCTTCTCCAACGGAGGAGTCAAGGTGCAACCCCTGGCCGTCCTCAAGGTGGTGGACCGGGACGACAACGTGCTGGAGCAGTCCGGGCCCCAGCGCGAGGTGGTGATCTCTCCGGAAACTGCGTACATGATGACAGATTGTCTGAAGGGGGTGATGACCAAACCGTGGGGAACGGGACGGGCCGCGGCCATCGGCCGACCCGCCGCAGGGAAGACGGGAACCACCAGCGACTGGCGGGACGCCTGGTTCGTGGGGTACACGCCCCAGCTGGTGACCGCGGTGTGGATGGGGTACGACCAGGAGAAGACCATGCCCCCCGGGACCACCGGAGGAGGCTACCCCGCCCGCATGTGGAGGGAGCTGATGAGCGAAGCCAGCCGCGACCTGCCCCCTGCCGACTGGGAAAGGCCTGCCGGCCTGGTGTCGCTGCCCATCTGCAACAAGTCGGGCAAGCTCCCCTCGTCCCTGTGCCCGGACGACCAGGTCACCCAGGAGCTATTCCGCCGGGGTACCGAACCCACGACCACCTGCGACGTGCACGTCCTGGTCACCGTCTGCCCCGACAGCGGCCAGCTGGCCACCCCGTTCTGCCCCAACGCGCAGGAGAAAGTGATGATCCGGCGTCCCCAACCATATCCCCCCGATCCCAAGGGGAGAGTGCCGCTCGATGCGGCGGAAGAGGCACCCCGGGAATACTGCCAGGTACACGCTCCGGGCGTACCCCTGCTTCCCGGAGTTCCTCCTGCAGTTCCCCCTCCCAGTTCACCTCCCAGTTCACCTCCCAGTTCACCTCCGTAA
- a CDS encoding ATP-binding protein, which produces MSVDPRISALATVGELAATVVHEIKGPLAVADGYIQLLHNRIPDERDREICQRVRNQLEHIDHLVQGLLFLARPQRPHLKKCRPDEIIKNAISLIQATAVARGVEIRMTGPARVPEICADPGQITHLILNLLLNALEAMPSGGIVWVRLRHLESSGSLVITVADKGPGIPEEIKGRLFQPFVTTKERGSGLGLAICRNIVTQHGGDIRIRSTAKGTTVRVTLPLLAPGAAIPERPVAPVAGA; this is translated from the coding sequence ATGAGTGTAGATCCCAGGATCTCTGCTCTGGCGACCGTGGGAGAGCTTGCGGCCACTGTGGTGCATGAGATAAAGGGTCCCCTCGCCGTGGCGGACGGGTACATACAGCTCCTGCACAACCGAATTCCGGACGAACGGGACCGGGAAATCTGCCAGAGGGTAAGGAACCAGCTGGAGCACATCGACCATCTGGTGCAGGGGCTCCTCTTTCTGGCCCGGCCCCAGCGCCCGCACCTGAAGAAATGCCGGCCTGACGAAATCATCAAGAACGCCATCAGCCTGATCCAGGCCACGGCTGTGGCCCGCGGCGTGGAGATTCGCATGACCGGGCCGGCCCGGGTGCCCGAGATATGTGCCGACCCGGGCCAGATCACCCACCTCATCCTGAACCTGCTCCTCAACGCCCTGGAAGCCATGCCTTCCGGGGGCATCGTCTGGGTGCGGCTCCGTCATCTGGAATCATCGGGCAGCCTCGTCATCACCGTGGCCGACAAGGGCCCGGGTATTCCCGAAGAGATCAAAGGCAGGCTGTTCCAACCCTTTGTGACCACCAAGGAAAGGGGAAGCGGGCTGGGACTGGCCATATGCCGCAACATAGTCACCCAGCACGGGGGAGACATCCGCATTCGCAGCACCGCCAAGGGCACCACCGTGCGGGTGACTCTGCCCCTGCTGGCCCCCGGGGCAGCCATCCCCGAACGCCCGGTCGCCCCGGTCGCCGGCGCCTGA
- a CDS encoding glycosyltransferase, which yields MPAHPGVSVIIPVAARDSPPAGADPPAVRSAAGQQYPGSLETVVVASIPPEQQPAEGQPPTAQAAEDLPGATDKVRRLHAGVGKARYPVLAFWDADVRAPAGLLARLVRALDRPGVGLAYALPCWTGAQTLPGLLLQAWANAQVGTFLLPIASYGRRQPVTGALVLVHRHVLQEVGGMAALAGYLADDARLGELVQASGYRAVPCGWVRVGCGRRAWGEALSTFLRWLLTLRHHTPRAYALSYLTHPVAAALVWGLAMHLQGAPLLPAWAPVLAVALVRVLAASLPPRLAGASDPWVAVLAPVADLVAAVLWPAPLLVRRVTWAGTTYRILGGGRVTKRNASRKRQ from the coding sequence GTGCCCGCGCACCCGGGTGTCTCGGTCATCATACCGGTGGCGGCCCGGGACTCTCCGCCGGCAGGTGCAGATCCGCCCGCCGTCCGCAGCGCGGCGGGACAGCAATACCCGGGATCCCTGGAGACGGTGGTGGTGGCCTCCATCCCCCCGGAGCAGCAGCCCGCGGAAGGGCAGCCGCCGACAGCGCAGGCGGCGGAAGATCTGCCCGGGGCCACCGATAAGGTGCGCAGACTCCATGCCGGGGTGGGAAAGGCCCGCTACCCCGTCCTGGCCTTCTGGGATGCCGACGTCCGGGCTCCGGCGGGACTGCTGGCCCGGCTGGTCCGCGCCCTCGACCGGCCGGGGGTGGGACTGGCCTACGCGCTACCCTGCTGGACGGGTGCGCAGACGCTCCCCGGCCTGCTCCTGCAGGCCTGGGCCAACGCCCAGGTGGGCACGTTCCTGCTCCCCATCGCCAGTTATGGACGGCGACAGCCCGTCACCGGGGCGCTGGTCCTGGTCCACCGCCACGTCCTCCAGGAAGTGGGGGGAATGGCGGCTCTGGCCGGGTACCTGGCAGACGACGCCCGGCTGGGGGAACTGGTGCAGGCATCAGGTTACCGGGCGGTGCCCTGCGGCTGGGTGAGGGTGGGATGCGGCCGGCGGGCGTGGGGGGAGGCCCTCTCCACCTTCCTGCGCTGGCTTCTCACCCTGCGCCATCACACCCCCCGCGCGTATGCCCTGTCGTACCTCACCCACCCCGTAGCGGCGGCCCTGGTCTGGGGCCTGGCGATGCATCTCCAGGGCGCACCGCTCCTGCCGGCCTGGGCCCCCGTCCTGGCCGTCGCGCTCGTCCGGGTGCTGGCTGCCTCCCTGCCACCCCGGCTGGCGGGTGCCTCCGATCCCTGGGTGGCGGTGCTGGCACCCGTGGCCGACCTGGTGGCGGCGGTGCTCTGGCCCGCGCCGCTTCTCGTCCGCCGGGTGACCTGGGCGGGCACCACCTACCGCATCCTGGGGGGTGGCCGGGTCACGAAACGAAACGCCTCCCGAAAACGTCAGTAA